The following are encoded in a window of Algiphilus aromaticivorans DG1253 genomic DNA:
- a CDS encoding type II toxin-antitoxin system VapC family toxin, which produces MLYVDTSALLPYYRSELASAVVESLLLEQSQPVQISDLTRVEFASALARWVRMAELTESQANRVESAFYEDVSEGRFQVAALTRSHYERASHWLLTRRTGLRTQDALHLACAEVGEARLLTLNDDLRAAAAFFGVATQAFPP; this is translated from the coding sequence ATGCTCTATGTCGATACCAGTGCGCTGCTGCCCTACTATCGGTCCGAGTTGGCCAGCGCGGTGGTCGAATCGCTTTTGTTGGAGCAGTCTCAGCCAGTGCAGATCAGCGACCTGACGCGCGTGGAATTTGCGTCGGCGCTGGCGCGCTGGGTACGGATGGCCGAGCTCACGGAATCACAGGCCAACCGGGTGGAGTCGGCTTTCTACGAGGATGTCTCCGAAGGGCGCTTCCAGGTCGCGGCGCTGACGCGTTCCCACTATGAGCGGGCAAGCCACTGGCTGCTGACACGGCGCACAGGGTTGCGGACGCAGGATGCACTGCATCTGGCGTGCGCAGAAGTGGGCGAGGCGCGCTTGCTGACCCTGAACGATGATCTTCGCGCTGCAGCGGCGTTCTTCGGGGTGGCAACGCAGGCGTTCCCCCCGTGA
- a CDS encoding type II toxin-antitoxin system RelB/DinJ family antitoxin, giving the protein MTSSTIHIRVDDETKAKAVRVLEAMGLDVSTAVRIYLVRIAAEQRLPFELRVPNAVTQEAISELEGGRAHRAENVNDLLDQLNADD; this is encoded by the coding sequence ATGACCAGTTCAACGATTCACATCCGGGTCGACGACGAAACGAAAGCCAAAGCTGTGCGCGTCCTGGAAGCCATGGGGTTGGATGTTTCGACCGCCGTTCGTATTTACTTGGTGCGGATCGCCGCAGAGCAGCGCCTGCCGTTCGAGCTTCGTGTGCCGAACGCTGTGACGCAGGAGGCCATTTCAGAACTGGAAGGTGGGCGTGCCCACCGGGCCGAGAACGTCAACGATCTGCTCGATCAGTTGAATGCGGACGATTGA
- a CDS encoding type II toxin-antitoxin system RelE/ParE family toxin: MRTIEYASQFKRDYKKAKRNPQYRRIDSCLAPALEDLASDRSLEGPPLRDHPLSGRWSGYRELHVRPDLLLIYAKTDAETLRLFRLGSHSEVFG, from the coding sequence ATGCGGACGATTGAGTACGCTTCGCAATTCAAGCGCGACTACAAGAAGGCCAAAAGGAACCCGCAGTACCGCAGGATCGACAGCTGCTTAGCGCCTGCTCTTGAAGACTTGGCCAGCGACCGTTCCCTTGAAGGCCCGCCGCTCCGTGACCATCCGTTGTCTGGCCGGTGGAGCGGATATCGCGAGCTGCACGTCCGGCCCGACCTTTTGCTGATCTACGCGAAAACCGATGCCGAGACGCTGCGCTTGTTTCGCCTGGGCTCGCATTCTGAGGTGTTTGGTTGA
- a CDS encoding type II toxin-antitoxin system Phd/YefM family antitoxin, protein MTEVSVREAREQISRLLERVQSGEEVLILRRGKPAARLVGPAPGHVVFRSRASLRDELPAMQESASVAVRSLRDAERY, encoded by the coding sequence ATGACCGAGGTCAGCGTGCGCGAGGCGCGAGAGCAGATCTCCCGGCTTTTGGAGCGGGTGCAATCGGGCGAAGAGGTCTTGATCCTGCGCCGGGGCAAGCCCGCAGCGCGGCTGGTGGGGCCGGCCCCCGGCCATGTCGTGTTCCGGTCGAGGGCGTCGCTGCGTGACGAACTGCCGGCGATGCAGGAGTCGGCGAGTGTGGCGGTTCGGTCGCTTCGTGATGCCGAACGCTACTGA
- a CDS encoding DUF1329 domain-containing protein codes for MPQRLLRQTAAALTGAVLLATPLHTLAADGDAAKLGDELTPVGAKRAGNEEGTIPAWDGGLTEPPDCYDGPGSWYCNPFPDDTPKFTITADNVDEHKDKLSAGQIKMFEQHPETFKMKVYETRRTFANPEWIYEGTKRNAKEASLGGNGEALVDAINGYPFPIPENGKAAMWNHKVRYLGSGVRRWNNQFAVTKGGRYNHVVIQEDVAFPYNTKGKEPEDLDNVIIRFLQQVTEPARLAGTITLVHDTMDQTKEPRRAWQYNPGQRRLRRAPSVAYDNPGTAADGQRTNDQLDMFNGAMDRYSWKLVGKKEMYVPANSYGLHSNEHSYEDIVQQDHIDQELPRYELRRVWVVESEVKEGTSHIYGRRTFYIDEDGWQIRLVDVYDQRGELWRFQEGHTVMAYAFKALAPVAETIYDFQNGRYLVQALHNEHEPIVERDFDDRHFDPSNVSREASR; via the coding sequence ATGCCACAGCGACTCCTCCGCCAGACCGCCGCCGCGCTGACGGGCGCGGTACTTCTCGCCACCCCCTTGCACACACTCGCCGCCGACGGCGACGCCGCCAAGCTCGGCGACGAGCTGACTCCGGTCGGCGCCAAGCGTGCCGGCAACGAGGAAGGCACGATCCCCGCCTGGGACGGCGGCCTGACCGAGCCCCCGGACTGCTACGACGGCCCCGGTAGCTGGTACTGCAACCCCTTCCCCGATGACACGCCGAAGTTCACCATCACGGCCGACAACGTCGACGAGCACAAGGACAAGCTCTCGGCCGGGCAGATCAAGATGTTCGAGCAGCACCCGGAGACCTTCAAGATGAAGGTCTACGAGACGCGCCGCACCTTCGCCAACCCGGAGTGGATCTACGAGGGCACCAAGCGCAACGCCAAGGAAGCCAGCCTGGGCGGCAACGGCGAGGCCCTTGTCGATGCCATCAATGGCTACCCCTTCCCCATCCCGGAAAACGGCAAAGCCGCCATGTGGAACCACAAGGTGCGCTATCTGGGCTCTGGCGTCCGCCGCTGGAACAACCAGTTCGCAGTGACCAAGGGCGGCCGCTACAACCACGTCGTCATCCAGGAGGACGTCGCCTTCCCTTACAACACCAAGGGCAAGGAGCCGGAGGATCTCGATAACGTCATCATCAGGTTTCTCCAGCAGGTCACCGAGCCAGCACGCCTGGCCGGCACCATCACCCTGGTCCACGACACCATGGATCAGACCAAGGAACCGCGCCGCGCCTGGCAGTACAACCCCGGCCAACGCCGCTTGCGCCGCGCCCCCAGCGTCGCCTACGACAACCCCGGCACCGCCGCCGACGGCCAGCGCACCAACGACCAGCTGGACATGTTCAACGGCGCCATGGACCGCTACTCCTGGAAGCTCGTCGGCAAGAAGGAAATGTACGTACCGGCGAACAGCTACGGGTTGCACAGCAACGAGCACAGCTACGAAGACATCGTGCAACAGGATCACATCGACCAGGAGCTGCCCCGCTACGAGCTGCGCCGCGTCTGGGTGGTCGAATCCGAGGTGAAGGAGGGCACCTCGCACATCTACGGCCGCCGTACCTTCTACATCGACGAGGATGGCTGGCAGATCCGGCTCGTGGACGTCTACGACCAGCGCGGCGAGCTATGGCGCTTCCAGGAAGGCCATACCGTCATGGCCTATGCCTTCAAGGCACTGGCCCCCGTCGCGGAGACCATCTACGACTTCCAGAACGGCCGCTACCTGGTACAGGCCCTGCACAACGAGCACGAGCCGATCGTCGAGCGTGACTTCGACGACCGGCACTTCGACCCATCGAACGTCTCGCGCGAAGCCAGCCGCTAG
- a CDS encoding DUF433 domain-containing protein translates to MSELHRVTIDPDMCGGRPCIRGLRIRVRDVLELLAAGASREEILEDYPYLEAADITAALEYAARQSDHSVLSVA, encoded by the coding sequence ATGAGTGAGCTGCATCGTGTGACGATTGATCCCGACATGTGTGGCGGCCGCCCATGCATCCGCGGGCTGCGGATTCGTGTCAGAGACGTTCTCGAGCTACTCGCTGCGGGTGCTTCAAGGGAAGAGATTCTCGAGGACTATCCCTATCTTGAGGCGGCGGACATCACGGCGGCGCTGGAATACGCGGCGCGGCAGAGTGATCACTCGGTGTTGTCGGTGGCTTGA